A stretch of DNA from Longimicrobiaceae bacterium:
CTGCAACAGCTTCGGGCCGGGTCTGGCGAAAGGGCCGTGGCTCCCGGGCTATCGCGCGGTGTCCGCACCCCGTGCGGTGTCTGCCCGCTGTCCCGAGCGCTGCTGGTCTTTGGGGATCCACCACTCCCAGGTGTTCTGGTACGCGCCGTAGGTATCCACCTCGATCCCGCGGAGCCGGTTGTTGACCCCGTCGAGCTGGTCGAAGTAGAACAGGAAGGTATAGGGCTGGTCGTTCGAGATCTGCTCCGCGGCCGCCTTCCAGTAGGGAACCGCCGCCGCTTCTGTGGGCTGCTCCAGCGCCTGCTGGAAGAGTTGCGTGACCCGCGGATTCTCGTACGACACGAAGTTGAACTTCGCGTCCCTCCCCCAGAGCTCTGTGAGGTCCGGGCTCAGGGCGACGCCCCAGTTGCCCACCGCCGCCTCGAACTTCTTGTTGGTGAGCCGGTCCATGAACGTGTTGAACTCCATCTGCTGGAGCCGGGCGTCCACGCCGATCTGCTTCCACTGCTGCTGCACGACCTGCTGGATGTCCGACCTGCGCTGGTTGCCGGAGTTGGTCAGCAGCGTGAAGCGGAACGGCTTCCCGTCCTTCTCCCGGATCCCGTCCCCGTTCGTGTCGCGCCACCCCTTCGCCTCCAGAATCCGCCTGGCCTGCTCCGGGTCGTACGGGAGCGGCGGATTGCGCTGCGGATCGTACAGCTGCGAGAAGATCGGAGAGTAGGGCCCCGCCGCGGGGACGGCGATCTCCTCCATCTGCAGCGCCCGGATCAGCCCGGGAACGTCGATGGCAAGCCCCAGCGCCCGCCGGATCTCCGGGTCAGCGAAGGCGTCGAACGCCCGCGGGTTGTACGCGATGTAGTCGTAGTACCGCTTCTCCTCCTGCTCGAAACGCACGTTCGGTGTCTGCGCCCGGATCTGCGGCACCTGGTCCGCCGGGATCGGTCGCGCGAAGTCCACCTTCCCGGTCTGCAGCTCCACCACGCGGGTCGTCGTCTCCGGGACCACGCGACGGACGATCCGGTCCAGGTGCGGGCGGACGGGAAAGTGCGGGTTCGGGACGAGTGTCAGCTCCTGGCCCCTCCGCCAGCTCCCCACCATGAAGGGGCCGCTCACGACCATGTTGCCGTTCTCGGGGCTGAGCAGCCGTCGGTGCGTGCGGAGCTGCGAGGGGTCCGAGCCTTCGTACGCGTGACGGGGAGCGATCGGGATGCCGGAGTGGTGGAGCATCTCCGGGTAGCGCCGCTTGAAGTGGAAGGTGACCGTCGAGTCGTTCTCCGCCACCACCGAGTCGAGCTGGCTGACGTAGTCCTGGCGCGGAGACGCCACGCGCGGATCGCGGATCATGTCATAAGTCCAGACCACGTCCCGGGCGGTGATCGGCTCCCCGTCCGACCACTTCAGCCCCGATCGCATCCGGTAGCGGATCGCGGAGGAATCCGGTCCCGCGTACTCCCAGTGCCAGGCGAGCGCCATGGGACTGTCGTGCGAAGTGAGATAGGCCGGCCGCCCGTCCCTCCACGCGCCGCGGAGGAGGGGCATGTACATGACGTCCACCATGTCGCCATCCTGCACCGATTCGGCCACGATCGGGTGGGGCTTGTCGACGTCCGCCAGCTCCGCGACGATCGCCGTCCCGCCTCGCTCCGCCTGCTCGGAGCCCTTGCCGGCCGCGCCCTTTACG
This window harbors:
- a CDS encoding ABC transporter substrate-binding protein, encoding MIRIARSWFRSALVLGALGVGAACGDRGAEEGSAVKGAAGKGSEQAERGGTAIVAELADVDKPHPIVAESVQDGDMVDVMYMPLLRGAWRDGRPAYLTSHDSPMALAWHWEYAGPDSSAIRYRMRSGLKWSDGEPITARDVVWTYDMIRDPRVASPRQDYVSQLDSVVAENDSTVTFHFKRRYPEMLHHSGIPIAPRHAYEGSDPSQLRTHRRLLSPENGNMVVSGPFMVGSWRRGQELTLVPNPHFPVRPHLDRIVRRVVPETTTRVVELQTGKVDFARPIPADQVPQIRAQTPNVRFEQEEKRYYDYIAYNPRAFDAFADPEIRRALGLAIDVPGLIRALQMEEIAVPAAGPYSPIFSQLYDPQRNPPLPYDPEQARRILEAKGWRDTNGDGIREKDGKPFRFTLLTNSGNQRRSDIQQVVQQQWKQIGVDARLQQMEFNTFMDRLTNKKFEAAVGNWGVALSPDLTELWGRDAKFNFVSYENPRVTQLFQQALEQPTEAAAVPYWKAAAEQISNDQPYTFLFYFDQLDGVNNRLRGIEVDTYGAYQNTWEWWIPKDQQRSGQRADTARGADTAR